AAAAACTTCTTTTAGCCTTATCGGAGCCTTAAGAAGAATTCTTTCGGTTAAGAAAATAGGCCATGCCGGCACGTTAGACCCTTTTGCAACAGGCGTTATGGTTTTACTTATCGGGAGAGCTTTTACCAAGCTTTCCCATTCTTTTCTCTCCTCTGATAAAGAGTACTTAGCTCACGTCGTACTTGGAAAAGCTACCGACAGCTATGATATAGACGGCGAAATCACAAATGAAAGCTCTCTTATTCCAACTAGGCAGGAAATCGAAGCCATTGTCTCCAAGTATCAAGGAGAAATGATGCAAGTCCCACCTATGTTTTCAGCCAAAAAGATCAAGGGTAAAAAGCTCTATGAGCTTGCAAGAGCTGGCAAGACTATCGAAAGACAGCCCGTATCCGTTTTTATA
This genomic window from Criblamydia sequanensis CRIB-18 contains:
- the truB gene encoding tRNA pseudouridine(55) synthase TruB, with product MIEKSPEGILLINKPKGKTSFSLIGALRRILSVKKIGHAGTLDPFATGVMVLLIGRAFTKLSHSFLSSDKEYLAHVVLGKATDSYDIDGEITNESSLIPTRQEIEAIVSKYQGEMMQVPPMFSAKKIKGKKLYELARAGKTIERQPVSVFIKTELISYNYPELHLRIECSKGTYIRSIAHDMGQDLGSYAFLNALHRTRSGSFNIIDCLDGSLLFDAADPEKIKQKIRVQC